AGAGTGTGGATCCTCAAGTGTCATCTGAAAAAACACTCAGATCAAATAGTTCATCACTGACTTTGGCACAAAGACATTAAACAGCATTGTCCATGCCCAGATGGGCTGGGACAACACACAGAAATAACTGGCTAACCTTAGAGAGTGGAGAAGGTGAGAAGAAATAAGATATAATAATAGGAAATAAAAGACCACACCTCTAGGGAGAAATAACAATGATTTCAGTGACAGACTTATCATCTGGAAATCATGAAGAATGTGAAAGCCCTTGTTAATCAGAGAACAAGAACCAAAGTGAAATGGccctgaagaaggaaaatgcaATCTTAAACTGTGTAAGAGAAAATAGTTAGTCAGATTTAAATATTAATGCCATTGGATGAGACGACAAAAATTAAACCATGTTCAGTGAAGGATAAATTAATACATGAAAAATCATctggatgagaaaaaaaaattctagttTAGTAAGCTATAAAGGTTTATTGAGAGCACATAAACCTTAGTAAAAAAAAGATGTTCTTCAAGTGATTATACAAGGACATTTAGATTGCTCAGAATAATAAAATCACAGGGCTAGAAGGATCTTAGAAAGTCATCTAGTCCCACACCGGGGCTCTGAGGCAGGTTCAGTTCAGCACTTAGGTCATTCCTGAGAGGTCTTGAATTCCTTCTCAATGACCAGCCATTAGGGAagctccagcacctcccctgGCAATTCCCTCCAATAAAACACAAGCCTTTCTATTAGATCTTTATCCTATTAACTAACCAAATCTTTCTTGCTTTGACTTCAGTATATAATTTCTCATCCTACATATGACAGACACcaagaatatattttatttccccCTGCCCCCATCCTCTTCACAAGAATTTCTGGAATTGATTACAACGCTTGCGCCATTCCTTGCCCCCACTTGCTTCCTACCTTAAATAATTCAGAGTTAATTCATACTTCAGATTTTCAGGAATGCTGATTATTCTTAGTGCTCCTCCCACTTTTTCCAACTGGTCCACACCTTGAAATGCAGCACCTGAAATCGCACACAGGTGTCCAAGTCCATGCTACCCCAAAACTTCAGGAATCAACAGTGAtggtattattttaaaaaagtgtgAACAACAACCATAAAAATAGATTTCTATCACATGatatagtttttaaaataaactacaatttttttatttgcgGGAAGGGAAGGATGGGAAGTTCCTATAGGAAGGTAAAGAAGTTGATTcaataaaatagaaaagctgaTCTTTTTCTATGTATTTCCTGTAATCCTGAACCTTTCAGAAAATATCTTTAAACATTATGGAACTGAAAGCAGAGCTAAGCAGATATTGCTGCCTAAAGAGTAACCAAAACAACCTAAACCTCAGTGGGAGGAGCCAATGCTTTCATAGCAGCTAAATACTGTGCCATAAGCTTGGAAAAACAATGAGGAACAATAAACTCCAAGTGAATGGCTGAGCAGGTTATCCTAATAACATTCCTGGTAGGACTTTGGAGCAGGCAAGCAAAGGTCTTCATTTAGGAAtcttaaaacaagaaaaacacatctggaaaaaaagagaaaaatgtcatCTTTGTTGTTCTTTTCAAATCTTTTTCGATCTGTTCCACTTCTAACTACCCCGAGAAGACAGGAAAATGTGGTGAGCTAGCCTGAACTTTTGTCTGTCTTCCTCACAAAAACGCAATGTGCAGACAGGGGACATTTAGACAACACACAAGGCTACACTAAAAGTAGGGGAAAAAAGTTAAGTAATATAATATGGATCCTTCTTTCAGCCCCCCACATCTTCCCTGGCCATATACAATAACAGACATTACCACTGAACTGCACCTCTTCATGGAGCTGTAACATTTCTATTTTGCAAATATAagttttctccttgctaaatCAGGACAGAAATGTTTCTGAGAGGTTTCTGGTATTCTCAGCTTTAAGCCTGCCCAACTTGGTTTTCAGGTGATGATGTCTTCATGTCCAATGAAAACGAGAGACAAGAATATGTTCtaaatgaaaatggaataatCTTTGTGGGCAATGCAAGGTACATTGAAGCAAGAGGGTGGTATTACGGACAGGTAAGTCACAAGGAATTTGTTTGGACTCTCATTCTGTCTCCAACAGCATTTATCTTATCATTATTTGCTGTTTCTATAATAACTGCACCAACCTGGGTAGCCTTATTTGTGGTTTCCTCACAGTGTGCCCCACTGTCCTTATCACCTTTGGGCTGGGATATCTCATGCAGTAAAATCTCCTTTAATTCTGCTTGTGAAACCATCCATTTCCTTAAAAATGTATCTTATTTGATCACAGTTTCAAGATCTCCTAAACATCTGTCTCACCATGCTGGATCTCAGCCTGTACTACCGCCAGGACCCAGCCATGGACGTGTCCCGAAGGGGAGATCCCAAATATGTGGGTCGAGTCATCAGTTCTATGGTAAGGAATGGACAACCTAACCCCAACCCCACAGGAGGGAGCAGAAAGCACCACTGAGACCCAGCCACAAGGAACAGAATGAGCTGGGTACAGTGCATTGCAGAGAGTTCATTCCGTGCATTCTGTCCACTGGCCTCCCTTTAGATCAATGGAAATGACAACGACAATGGAGTTCTCCTGGGGAAGTGGCAAGGAAGTTTCCACTCGCATGAGAACCCCTCCAGATGGGATGGCAGCGTGGTGATCCTCAAGAAATGGCGTCAGGACAACTACAGGCCTGTCCAGTATGGCCAGTGCTGGGTTTTTGCAGGTGTGATGTGTACAGgtaagctgccaggacagagggCTGGGGTGAAATCAAGGCATCTGGGACCTCTGGTTTTATCAAAACTGCAAAGCAATAATTTCTTCAAAAGGAACAGTGCTGTGAAGATCATTAATGCTGaagaatcacaaaatatttaGACACTTTGTTTCTCAGATATTTGTAATTATTGAACTAAAGTTCTGGGTGTTCTGTTGCATGtcttgcttgtttgtttttttataaaatatatttcagttttgaGGTGCTTGGGGATTCCAACTCGTTTGGTTTCAAATTTTAACTCTGCCCATGACGTGGATAGAAACCTGAGTATCGATAAGTACTATGACAGCTCTGGAAGGAGTCTTAATATCAGCAAGGATTCCACAtggtaaatataattttttccatCTCTCCAACAACAATAGAGAGGCTCTAGGAGACCTAAAAATACTAGTAGTACAAAAGCAACGGAGTGGGCAAAATGTAATACAACCATCTAAATTAATACTGCAGACATCcatttggaaaacaaacaaaccacacacTTCAtgattttctccctccctgccctgaggTCTATACCTCAAAAGCAGGCAGTAAATCTGTCCTTTGAAAGAGGTACTGTAACTTGACACTTTGTGTCTCAGTTTAGagtttagaattttttttaaaaaaacactacTCCTCTCCAACTGGAAGTTTGCATGACTACTCTATATGATTGTTCTTTTTAGACATTGTTCTTTGTCTCCAGGGATTATCATGTCTGGAATGAAAGCTGGTTCATTCGCCCAGACCTGGGAAGGGCATACAATGGGTGGCAGGTTTTAGATGCAACTCCACAAGAACAAAGCAGAGGTAACAGCCTAAGCTCTCAGCCCGACTTAAGAGTCCTTCTCCAAACTGAGCAGAACTAATAACgtttaacttttttcttttttttttttttttttttttttttttacattttaggaATTTTTCAGTGTGGCCCTGCATCTGTCTTAGCCATCAAAGAAGGTGAAGTCAACCTGGATTATGACACCTTGTTTGTGTACTCAGAGGTGAACGCCGACTGCAACAGATGGATTGTGTACAATGATGGCACCAAGAAAAGAGTTTACTGTGATACTGAAATCATTGGCAGGTCTATCAGCACCAAAGCTGTGGGCAGCAATGGCCGTGTGGATGTCACTGCTAACTACAAATATCCAGAAGGTAGAGGAATTAGCACCAGTGATCTCCTATTATTGCCTACTGAATCCTTGGTGCTGGGAAGCTGCCATGGATTACCTGCTTGGTTTAAACATCTCTTCCCTGCcttcacaaaatatttctgccaGTGTGCTCAGATTACTTTCTTAATACAATAGGTGTTATATTTCTGGGTTTGTGTATTCAGTAGCTTCCTTATTAAGGGACAATACAAAATATACTTTAGTCCCTTCCACAGAAGTGTAAAATTTAATGCATACACAAAACAGGgctataaaatgtattttactaTCCAAGGCAAACAAACCCTCAGGGTTTCACTCCTCAGTGTTTTAGTGCAACTATATTTAATACAGAGGCTGGCTGCCATCAGATCAGCAGAGTATCACTTAGCACATTACTGCATGTTCTgaccagagaaaaagaaatctcacttctaaacaaatgcaaatacaaatgcatcatatttta
This Passer domesticus isolate bPasDom1 chromosome 16, bPasDom1.hap1, whole genome shotgun sequence DNA region includes the following protein-coding sequences:
- the LOC135281976 gene encoding protein-glutamine gamma-glutamyltransferase 6-like isoform X1, with protein sequence MNFTISSPANAVIGRYNLSLRVTSGNKIFSRYLGQFVLLFNPWCPGDDVFMSNENERQEYVLNENGIIFVGNARYIEARGWYYGQFQDLLNICLTMLDLSLYYRQDPAMDVSRRGDPKYVGRVISSMINGNDNDNGVLLGKWQGSFHSHENPSRWDGSVVILKKWRQDNYRPVQYGQCWVFAGVMCTVLRCLGIPTRLVSNFNSAHDVDRNLSIDKYYDSSGRSLNISKDSTWDYHVWNESWFIRPDLGRAYNGWQVLDATPQEQSRGIFQCGPASVLAIKEGEVNLDYDTLFVYSEVNADCNRWIVYNDGTKKRVYCDTEIIGRSISTKAVGSNGRVDVTANYKYPEGSSEERRVYRKALSKILGINITEGHTESPGGRSSETMRNPGIAGKFKLAEPPVFGKDINLVLVLSNLSSDRKSIRVDMSASTILYTRRAVAEILKAATSVELGPRQGKHIRVKIPYTHYGKYLTTDKRIQVTALCEVMRSQGLKLLVEKTIILEDTNIIIKVPRRIVVNRAVSLEISYANPLPEPVSRCVLLVTLMNQQVKINLARLAPRERSKIYFEFTPRRAGPLQLQVDFSCDKFSHVKGFVTLAVAPA
- the LOC135281976 gene encoding protein-glutamine gamma-glutamyltransferase 6-like isoform X2, encoding MSNENERQEYVLNENGIIFVGNARYIEARGWYYGQFQDLLNICLTMLDLSLYYRQDPAMDVSRRGDPKYVGRVISSMINGNDNDNGVLLGKWQGSFHSHENPSRWDGSVVILKKWRQDNYRPVQYGQCWVFAGVMCTVLRCLGIPTRLVSNFNSAHDVDRNLSIDKYYDSSGRSLNISKDSTWDYHVWNESWFIRPDLGRAYNGWQVLDATPQEQSRGIFQCGPASVLAIKEGEVNLDYDTLFVYSEVNADCNRWIVYNDGTKKRVYCDTEIIGRSISTKAVGSNGRVDVTANYKYPEGSSEERRVYRKALSKILGINITEGHTESPGGRSSETMRNPGIAGKFKLAEPPVFGKDINLVLVLSNLSSDRKSIRVDMSASTILYTRRAVAEILKAATSVELGPRQGKHIRVKIPYTHYGKYLTTDKRIQVTALCEVMRSQGLKLLVEKTIILEDTNIIIKVPRRIVVNRAVSLEISYANPLPEPVSRCVLLVTLMNQQVKINLARLAPRERSKIYFEFTPRRAGPLQLQVDFSCDKFSHVKGFVTLAVAPA